A genomic window from Deinococcus detaillensis includes:
- the mglA gene encoding GTPase MglA, with product MSTINFAAREINCKIVYYGPGMSGKTTNLKQVFSKVPSHLRGEMVSLATEDERTLFFDFLPLDLGSVQGFKTRFHLYTVPGQVFYNASRKLILRGVDGIVFVADSAPNRLRANAESMRNLRENLLEHGIDVKEVPMILQINKRDLEGALSTEMIRAVIDPKHELQWHEAVADQGRGVFETLKTVSRLVLERLAKGQ from the coding sequence GTGAGTACCATTAACTTCGCCGCCCGCGAAATCAACTGCAAGATCGTGTATTACGGCCCCGGCATGTCCGGAAAAACCACCAATCTCAAACAGGTCTTTTCCAAAGTGCCGAGCCATCTGCGCGGCGAAATGGTGAGTCTGGCCACCGAAGATGAGCGCACCCTCTTCTTCGACTTCCTGCCGCTCGATTTGGGCAGCGTTCAGGGCTTCAAGACCCGCTTTCACCTTTACACCGTGCCGGGACAGGTCTTTTACAACGCCAGCCGCAAGCTGATTTTGCGCGGCGTAGACGGCATCGTCTTTGTGGCCGACAGCGCCCCCAACCGCCTCAGGGCCAACGCCGAAAGTATGCGTAACTTGCGCGAGAATCTGCTCGAACACGGCATCGACGTCAAAGAAGTGCCGATGATTCTTCAGATCAACAAGCGCGACTTAGAAGGCGCACTCTCGACCGAGATGATCCGCGCCGTGATTGACCCCAAGCACGAGTTGCAGTGGCATGAAGCGGTGGCCGATCAAGGCCGTGGCGTCTTTGAAACGCTCAAGACCGTCTCGCGGCTGGTGCTGGAGCGGCTGGCCAAGGGGCAGTGA
- a CDS encoding enoyl-ACP reductase FabI, translating into MISLDLSGKTALVMGVANARSLGWAIAEQLLAAGARVAFSYQGERLRPELEKLTKEYPGVLLRQADATSEDDLTALFAAIKAEFGQLDAVVHAIGFAPREAMEGRFLDTTAADWNTTLSVSAYSLVSMCRHAEPLLTEGSSVISLTYHASQKVVPKYNVMGVAKAALEAATRYLAAEMGAKGVRINTISAGPMRTIAARSIPGFSTMYDQAAKAAPLGRNATSQEVGKLGLFLLSDLASGITGQVVYVDAGSSVMAMKMES; encoded by the coding sequence ATGATCTCACTTGATTTGAGCGGCAAAACGGCCTTAGTCATGGGCGTCGCCAATGCCCGCAGCCTCGGCTGGGCCATCGCTGAGCAACTTCTCGCGGCGGGCGCACGGGTGGCCTTTAGTTATCAGGGCGAGCGCCTACGCCCCGAACTGGAAAAACTCACTAAAGAGTATCCGGGGGTGCTGCTCCGGCAGGCTGACGCCACCAGCGAAGACGATTTGACAGCCCTGTTTGCCGCCATCAAAGCCGAGTTTGGCCAACTCGACGCGGTGGTTCACGCCATCGGCTTTGCTCCGCGTGAAGCGATGGAAGGCCGCTTCCTCGACACCACCGCTGCCGATTGGAACACCACCCTGTCGGTCAGCGCCTACAGCTTGGTCAGCATGTGCCGCCACGCCGAGCCGCTGCTCACTGAGGGCAGTAGCGTGATCAGCTTGACCTACCACGCCTCACAAAAAGTCGTGCCCAAGTACAACGTGATGGGCGTGGCCAAAGCCGCCTTGGAGGCCGCCACCCGCTACCTCGCCGCCGAAATGGGTGCGAAGGGTGTGCGCATCAACACCATCAGCGCTGGCCCGATGCGTACGATTGCCGCCCGCAGCATCCCCGGCTTTAGCACCATGTACGACCAAGCCGCCAAAGCCGCGCCGCTGGGCCGCAACGCCACCTCGCAGGAAGTCGGTAAGCTGGGCTTATTCCTGCTCAGCGACCTCGCCAGCGGCATTACGGGACAAGTGGTTTACGTGGACGCGGGCAGCAGCGTCATGGCCATGAAAATGGAAAGCTGA
- a CDS encoding MFS transporter, producing MSLTLPTTSQPAVSKAQALSARWATSAVFFANGMVMATWVVRVPSVQGALQLSPATVGIALLGMSVGSLLAMPQTGHLAARYGTRRVTVTAGVLMMLALILPFLAPNLWLLFAALSLLGAGNGVMDVAMNAQGVAVERWLAKPVMSSFHAAYSLGNLAGAGLGSLLLGWHLGSVSHALLITLSMSAVVLLAGAKLLPKRADEPDREPEPDAPPEYAPSQAAPANSSSVNPSNPNTLIWMLGLLCFLGMMGEGSLGDWSGLYSKQVLSLSGAALGAAYTAFTLAMTVGRVFGDGWRSRYGDQRVVMTGALLSGAGLCAGLLTLNPSLMVLGSLVFGLGVANVVPVLYGTVGKVLAGHGIARVATIGYAGFLTGPPLIGFVSQLSSLRWGMTLIALSLLLVGLLTPRVYRRLSER from the coding sequence GTGAGCCTCACCCTGCCGACCACCTCTCAACCCGCCGTATCCAAAGCTCAGGCGCTCAGCGCCCGCTGGGCCACCAGCGCCGTTTTCTTTGCCAACGGAATGGTGATGGCCACTTGGGTGGTGCGGGTGCCGAGTGTGCAAGGAGCGCTGCAACTTTCGCCCGCCACCGTCGGGATCGCCCTGCTGGGCATGTCGGTGGGCAGCTTGTTGGCCATGCCGCAAACGGGCCACCTCGCTGCCCGCTACGGTACCCGCCGCGTCACCGTCACGGCGGGCGTGTTGATGATGCTTGCCCTGATCCTGCCGTTTCTCGCACCGAATCTGTGGCTGCTGTTTGCGGCCCTGAGCCTGCTCGGCGCGGGCAACGGCGTGATGGACGTGGCCATGAACGCGCAGGGCGTCGCCGTTGAGCGCTGGTTGGCAAAGCCGGTGATGTCCAGCTTCCACGCCGCCTACAGCTTGGGTAACCTCGCCGGTGCGGGGCTGGGCAGCCTGCTGCTCGGCTGGCATCTGGGCAGTGTCAGCCACGCCCTGCTGATTACCCTGAGCATGAGCGCGGTGGTGCTGCTGGCCGGAGCAAAGCTGCTCCCCAAACGCGCCGATGAACCAGACCGTGAACCGGAGCCGGACGCGCCGCCTGAGTACGCTCCTTCCCAAGCTGCACCGGCCAACTCTTCCAGCGTGAATCCCTCCAACCCCAACACCCTGATCTGGATGCTGGGCCTGCTGTGCTTCTTGGGGATGATGGGCGAGGGGTCGCTGGGCGATTGGAGCGGGCTGTATTCCAAGCAGGTGCTAAGCCTCTCGGGCGCGGCGCTGGGCGCGGCTTACACCGCCTTCACGCTGGCCATGACGGTGGGGCGCGTTTTCGGGGACGGCTGGCGCAGCCGTTACGGCGATCAGCGGGTGGTGATGACGGGAGCGCTGCTGAGCGGCGCGGGCCTGTGCGCGGGCCTGCTGACACTCAACCCCTCCCTGATGGTGCTGGGCAGCTTGGTATTTGGTCTGGGGGTCGCCAACGTGGTGCCAGTCCTCTACGGCACGGTGGGCAAGGTGCTGGCCGGGCACGGCATCGCGCGGGTCGCCACCATCGGCTATGCGGGATTCTTGACTGGCCCGCCGCTGATCGGCTTCGTTTCGCAGCTCAGCAGCCTACGCTGGGGCATGACCCTGATTGCCCTGAGCCTGCTCTTGGTCGGCTTGCTGACCCCAAGGGTGTACCGGCGGCTGTCGGAGCGCTGA
- a CDS encoding alpha/beta hydrolase family protein has product MKLTRTSAASLLMCSLILSSCAPVMNTAAQPTREQDTRVFTAAVPSTPSIAGATLYKGLYAGEHGQASYLIEVPEKWNGKLVMYAHGYAGTGAALTVAPPPIREYLVSQGYAWAASSYSSNYYDVRSGIEDTNALAQQFGALTQSKYPAPSATYIMGVSMGGNIAAAAVETETLASAKHKVNYAASMPLCGVLDPPYEFQWLGDYTLNAQELGGYGSSTYPASSFQTLLPDIKVGLFSDSSGDLWTPNTVQGTRLRDIAQNLTGGPRPVFELGFKVGALQNAVLSTGGSDGTLTGILTKNFYGNQNAVYRWTQGQTPTAAEVAYNQAVLRTTADPSANLPRADGLRWLPAINAQFKVPVLTMHTLGDFYVPFAHEQHYLQMAQKNGTSGLLVQRAIRAAGHCEFVGAEFVEAFNDWMKWASGGPKPAGDDVLTPSVVADAKYGCQFTRATRTGVDACQP; this is encoded by the coding sequence ATGAAATTGACCCGTACCAGCGCCGCCAGCTTACTGATGTGCAGCCTTATCTTGTCGAGTTGCGCTCCTGTTATGAATACTGCGGCTCAGCCCACCCGCGAGCAAGATACGCGGGTGTTCACGGCGGCAGTGCCCAGCACGCCCTCCATTGCAGGGGCCACACTGTACAAGGGCCTCTACGCGGGTGAGCACGGACAGGCTAGTTACCTGATCGAAGTGCCGGAAAAGTGGAACGGCAAATTGGTGATGTACGCCCACGGCTACGCAGGCACAGGCGCGGCCCTGACCGTTGCGCCGCCCCCCATCCGCGAGTATCTGGTTTCGCAGGGCTACGCTTGGGCGGCATCGAGCTACTCGTCTAACTATTACGATGTGCGGTCGGGCATCGAGGACACCAACGCGCTGGCTCAGCAGTTCGGGGCGCTGACACAGAGCAAGTACCCCGCGCCGAGTGCAACCTACATCATGGGCGTCTCGATGGGTGGGAATATCGCCGCCGCCGCCGTGGAAACCGAAACGCTGGCCAGCGCCAAACACAAAGTCAATTACGCTGCCTCGATGCCGCTGTGCGGAGTACTCGACCCACCGTATGAATTTCAGTGGCTGGGCGACTACACCCTCAATGCCCAAGAACTCGGCGGCTACGGTTCCAGCACCTACCCGGCCAGCAGTTTCCAAACCTTGCTGCCCGACATCAAAGTAGGGCTGTTCAGCGACAGCAGCGGCGACCTCTGGACGCCCAACACCGTGCAGGGCACCCGGCTGCGCGACATTGCACAGAACCTGACTGGCGGGCCGCGTCCGGTGTTTGAACTCGGCTTCAAGGTAGGAGCGCTGCAAAACGCGGTGCTGAGTACCGGCGGCTCGGACGGCACCCTCACCGGCATTTTGACCAAAAACTTCTACGGCAACCAAAATGCTGTGTACCGCTGGACGCAGGGCCAGACCCCCACCGCCGCCGAGGTCGCCTACAACCAAGCCGTTTTGCGAACCACCGCCGATCCGAGCGCCAACTTGCCCCGCGCCGACGGACTGCGCTGGCTCCCGGCCATTAACGCCCAGTTCAAGGTGCCGGTGCTGACCATGCACACGCTTGGCGACTTTTACGTGCCGTTTGCCCACGAGCAGCATTACCTTCAAATGGCCCAGAAAAACGGCACTTCAGGACTACTGGTGCAGCGAGCGATTCGGGCGGCTGGGCACTGCGAATTCGTGGGAGCAGAATTCGTGGAAGCATTCAACGACTGGATGAAGTGGGCCAGCGGCGGCCCCAAACCTGCCGGAGACGACGTACTGACGCCCAGCGTGGTGGCCGACGCCAAATACGGCTGCCAGTTTACCCGCGCCACCAGAACAGGTGTGGACGCCTGTCAGCCTTAA
- the mglB gene encoding GTPase-activating protein MglB, translating into MIEPSLALYGEPFDQVETQIEDLLVATGVRYCLLVDRKGFVLSHKEALWAPRPPALDSVATLVASNAAATAALANMLGERTFSEQIHQGEQGAIYVESVGDVALLTLIFDSSVPLGRVKLHAKKAILALNEVMKNLKEAPPIKFDADFGSSATALLDDLLG; encoded by the coding sequence ATGATTGAGCCTTCCCTCGCACTCTACGGTGAACCCTTTGATCAGGTCGAGACGCAAATCGAAGACCTGCTCGTGGCGACAGGCGTGCGCTACTGCCTTCTGGTCGACCGCAAGGGTTTCGTGCTGTCTCACAAAGAAGCGCTGTGGGCACCTAGGCCTCCCGCCCTCGACTCGGTGGCGACTTTGGTGGCCTCCAACGCCGCCGCGACTGCCGCGCTGGCCAACATGCTCGGTGAGCGGACCTTCAGCGAGCAAATTCACCAAGGCGAACAAGGCGCGATTTATGTGGAGTCGGTGGGCGACGTGGCCCTCCTGACCCTCATCTTCGACAGCAGCGTGCCGCTCGGGCGTGTCAAATTACACGCCAAAAAAGCCATCTTGGCCCTCAACGAGGTGATGAAAAACCTCAAAGAAGCGCCGCCCATCAAATTCGACGCCGACTTCGGCAGCAGCGCCACCGCCCTCCTCGACGACCTACTGGGCTGA
- a CDS encoding GNAT family N-acetyltransferase, with the protein MTTVQTTPLQRVEAALAESWRGYPGKWATFGPLSAVYAGPGLPVNVALGATDQENAAEVLAQIEDFYALHSQAAALLVHSHAHPALFTALAARNYHLDYLLHTYARTLSSASPASAFDVGEMTPDEWAEITPQAFGAESREMMRLAANVPDVLRLGVRRDKQWAGFGAVTVMPDAQGGVALLFSAGTLPEFRGQGIQSVLLAARLHVAREQGATLAAVDVAPNSVSERNVKRAGFEMVGARLNFVQAQS; encoded by the coding sequence ATGACCACAGTACAGACGACGCCATTGCAGCGGGTGGAGGCGGCCCTGGCAGAGAGCTGGCGGGGTTATCCAGGCAAGTGGGCGACCTTTGGCCCGCTGAGCGCCGTCTACGCTGGCCCCGGATTGCCGGTCAACGTTGCCCTGGGAGCGACAGACCAGGAAAACGCGGCGGAAGTTCTGGCGCAGATAGAGGACTTTTACGCACTCCACTCGCAGGCAGCCGCTCTGCTGGTACACTCGCACGCGCATCCGGCACTCTTCACGGCGCTGGCGGCCAGAAACTACCACCTGGATTACTTGCTTCACACCTACGCCCGCACGCTCTCCAGCGCCTCACCTGCTTCGGCCTTTGATGTCGGGGAAATGACGCCCGACGAATGGGCTGAAATCACCCCGCAAGCGTTTGGAGCGGAGAGCCGGGAAATGATGCGGCTGGCGGCGAATGTGCCGGACGTGCTGCGGCTGGGCGTCCGGCGAGATAAACAGTGGGCGGGCTTCGGGGCCGTGACGGTGATGCCGGATGCACAGGGCGGCGTGGCCCTGCTGTTCAGTGCCGGAACGTTGCCTGAGTTTCGGGGGCAAGGTATTCAGTCAGTGCTGCTCGCTGCCCGCCTGCACGTCGCCCGCGAGCAGGGCGCGACACTGGCGGCTGTCGATGTCGCGCCCAACAGCGTCAGCGAGCGCAATGTGAAGCGGGCAGGCTTTGAGATGGTCGGAGCGCGGCTCAATTTCGTTCAGGCTCAATCCTGA
- a CDS encoding DUF3208 domain-containing protein — MSNSNAPADAAAHSGRTAVRLLQGYLWHPGDEDNETFEDFDLENYMPHELGEAHVLWDKVTAPFAFFENGEPTASQAFYQFTVLQMYDARPSAESLNADALSASQSLGPLLDATPEGVGWQLWEDLREL; from the coding sequence GTGAGCAACTCTAACGCCCCTGCCGACGCCGCCGCGCACTCTGGACGGACGGCGGTGCGGCTTTTGCAAGGCTATCTGTGGCATCCCGGAGACGAAGACAACGAGACGTTTGAAGACTTTGATCTCGAAAACTACATGCCGCATGAACTCGGTGAAGCGCACGTGCTGTGGGACAAGGTCACGGCTCCCTTCGCCTTTTTTGAAAACGGCGAACCCACCGCTTCGCAGGCGTTTTACCAGTTCACCGTGCTGCAAATGTACGACGCCCGCCCCAGCGCCGAGAGCCTCAACGCCGACGCCCTCAGCGCTTCGCAAAGCCTCGGGCCGCTCCTAGACGCTACCCCCGAAGGTGTGGGCTGGCAGCTCTGGGAAGATTTGCGCGAACTATGA
- a CDS encoding ACT domain-containing protein, whose amino-acid sequence MNENQLPRLTLSILGGADPTEFAVAQWPPDFILPSGLLSGSFFSLTRSEDELSLVCEASLVPEGVQHQAGWVALKLHGPFDFALTGILTAVLNPLRDAGVGIFAVSTFDTDYVLVKRERLSEAIATLSAAGHSLQD is encoded by the coding sequence GTGAACGAAAACCAGCTTCCACGACTCACCCTGTCCATTTTGGGCGGCGCTGATCCCACCGAGTTTGCGGTGGCGCAGTGGCCGCCCGATTTCATTTTGCCAAGCGGGCTGCTCAGCGGCTCTTTTTTCAGCTTGACCCGCAGTGAGGATGAACTCTCGCTGGTGTGCGAAGCCAGCCTCGTGCCGGAAGGCGTTCAGCACCAAGCAGGCTGGGTAGCCCTCAAGCTGCATGGTCCGTTTGATTTTGCCCTCACTGGCATTCTGACGGCGGTGCTCAATCCTCTGCGGGACGCCGGGGTGGGCATTTTCGCCGTCTCCACGTTCGACACCGATTATGTGCTGGTCAAGCGTGAGCGACTGAGTGAGGCCATTGCAACTTTAAGCGCAGCCGGACACAGCCTTCAGGATTGA
- a CDS encoding M55 family metallopeptidase: MNVVISVDMEGVCGVSSWVQVSPPEFGGLVSGSEYERARIQMSREANAAALGAFEGGAAGVLIADSHDTMRNLLPEYLDERVRYVSGNDRALSMVEGVQEKGVGALMMVGYHARAGTQGAPLAHTWNGSVRDVRINGVQAGEPYLNALLAGHYGVPTVFISGDDVAVKQVQESVGAEVVGVAVKEGLSMFSAVHLHPAEACRQIRAGAKKAAEGMHSAQPFTVLFPASVQLSFDHQARADQAGRVPGVTRIDAVTVGYSSPDAFHLFQMFRMLCKVAEVQLNG; the protein is encoded by the coding sequence ATGAATGTTGTCATCAGCGTGGATATGGAAGGCGTGTGCGGAGTCAGCTCATGGGTGCAGGTCAGCCCGCCGGAATTTGGGGGTCTGGTGAGTGGCAGCGAGTACGAACGCGCCCGCATCCAGATGAGCCGCGAGGCCAACGCCGCCGCGCTGGGAGCCTTTGAAGGCGGCGCGGCGGGCGTGCTGATCGCCGACTCGCACGACACCATGAGAAACCTCTTGCCCGAATACTTGGACGAGCGGGTGCGCTACGTGTCGGGCAACGATAGGGCGCTGAGCATGGTGGAGGGTGTTCAGGAAAAAGGCGTGGGAGCGCTGATGATGGTCGGCTACCACGCCCGCGCCGGAACGCAGGGAGCGCCGCTGGCCCACACCTGGAACGGCTCGGTGCGCGACGTCAGAATCAATGGTGTACAGGCTGGAGAGCCGTACCTCAATGCACTCTTGGCCGGACATTACGGCGTGCCGACGGTGTTTATCAGCGGCGACGATGTGGCGGTCAAGCAGGTGCAGGAAAGCGTCGGAGCTGAGGTGGTGGGCGTGGCAGTCAAAGAAGGCCTGAGCATGTTCAGCGCCGTGCATCTGCACCCCGCCGAGGCGTGCCGGCAGATTCGGGCGGGCGCGAAAAAAGCCGCTGAGGGCATGCACAGCGCCCAGCCATTCACCGTTTTGTTTCCCGCCAGCGTGCAGCTGTCCTTTGACCACCAAGCGCGGGCCGACCAAGCCGGGCGCGTGCCGGGCGTGACCCGCATCGACGCCGTGACGGTGGGGTACAGCAGCCCCGACGCCTTCCACTTGTTCCAGATGTTCCGAATGCTGTGCAAGGTGGCCGAAGTGCAGCTGAACGGCTGA
- a CDS encoding secondary thiamine-phosphate synthase enzyme YjbQ produces the protein MWHQTELTLRPYPRGFHLVTREVVSAVPEMAGLKVGLLHVFIQHTSASLTLNENASPDVRRDFERYFNQSVPDGWADFEHRLEGDDDMAAHIKASLLGPSLSLPVRAGRLALGTWQGIYLCEHRDRGGPRRLLLTLTGEK, from the coding sequence ATGTGGCATCAAACCGAACTGACATTGCGCCCGTATCCACGCGGCTTCCATTTGGTGACCCGCGAGGTGGTGAGCGCCGTGCCGGAAATGGCGGGCCTCAAAGTGGGCTTGCTGCACGTGTTTATCCAGCACACCAGCGCTTCGCTGACGCTGAATGAAAACGCCTCGCCGGATGTGCGGCGCGACTTCGAGCGCTATTTCAATCAAAGCGTGCCGGACGGCTGGGCCGACTTCGAGCACCGTTTGGAAGGCGACGACGACATGGCCGCCCATATCAAGGCCAGCTTGCTGGGGCCGAGCCTGAGCCTGCCGGTACGGGCTGGGCGGCTGGCGCTGGGCACCTGGCAAGGCATCTATCTGTGTGAACACCGCGACCGAGGCGGGCCGCGCAGGCTCCTGCTGACGCTGACGGGGGAGAAGTAG
- a CDS encoding acyl-CoA thioesterase, translating into MTALPAFPDLSALKLSALDFSAAHYTHIQLRFSDTDQMGHINNAAYAVYLESSRLALTASVNLTSLKVVLARLELDYRREVKLGQQVEIQTVVTRFGSSSWAYASRLLADGEVALEARSVQVQVESDMRPVPLSPATKAALATYFAAELSLTVSSPTVSVSGRP; encoded by the coding sequence ATGACTGCCCTGCCCGCTTTCCCCGATTTATCGGCCCTCAAGCTCTCGGCGCTTGATTTTTCCGCCGCCCACTACACCCACATTCAACTGCGCTTTTCTGATACCGATCAAATGGGACACATCAACAACGCGGCCTACGCGGTGTATTTGGAAAGCTCGCGGCTGGCGCTGACCGCCTCGGTGAACCTGACCAGCCTCAAAGTGGTGCTGGCCCGCTTAGAACTCGATTACCGCCGGGAAGTCAAGCTCGGCCAGCAAGTCGAGATTCAAACCGTCGTCACCCGCTTTGGGAGCAGCAGTTGGGCCTATGCCTCGCGCCTCCTCGCGGACGGCGAAGTGGCCCTAGAGGCCCGCAGCGTGCAGGTGCAGGTGGAGTCCGACATGCGCCCAGTGCCGCTCAGCCCAGCCACCAAAGCGGCGCTGGCGACTTACTTTGCGGCTGAGTTGTCTCTCACCGTGTCGTCTCCCACAGTATCGGTGAGTGGTCGGCCATGA
- a CDS encoding phosphodiester glycosidase family protein, with product MNRLPTAARRSGLSSFSVRLAALLALAPLTLAAARPVVISGVPTSPVIETKLLAGSKEGLPIWFLPQLGLQTRNKPQDVWLSYGPRSLRYTPQGGWAASGFALPAPLPAPERYGAGGSLHVGLDVLRALGVPLAGNAEQLDVRVVQAAREVPLPVPQFGFNLAPAPATLKVVQAAKVQASPKPSVPKPSTSKPSASKPDVAKPSGAKISINPTALKAVSAPTSPPPVSPPKAAPEKVKPVVKLPSPVKASPAVGHSGSASPLATSPPVTSSTAVSPISASPAAVKAAVNKAVTEVLELRAEVAQKPSLRSASIEPTPIAPPAGLPAPVPTSITPTPVAPPPVAPTTSAPTPLPAPTPPPLLSGPKIVGTRSSLSTVRNIQLQRLVIDLSGPATYSAKNERGGVTLFLPQVSADPNVQTLDSGDTLTLAPDSNGVTVRLDAGGGQSQVSALNDPDRIVIDTATSLSADVPPPINPDALPIGVSLKAFGGLSLLSFDPAQFTPRVVAAPVGVALNVSELVRRVGGVAGVNGGYFDPPSSLPVDFVAAGGKLLAASLERRGTVGFSEGGTTLFGFPRPRYMLTGAFGSLMVNTVTARPAPKLLTAFVGDGKTAVGGAGLLTLTLNAAASGVSKAELGGAVPVAGRISLSFDPARFPQLPTAEGSSIQATLNYQSQEWQGVRDGLSAGPMLLQGGEIVLNPEREAFNVLTGVWRPTRQVAFAIYKGQPTLAFLEFGTPETFARALHNVGVTDALRLDSGSSATVFVSGGYLGTGGYLNTVWSRPVPNAIVLVPTNNTASLKASKNLK from the coding sequence GTGAACCGCTTGCCCACTGCCGCCCGCCGCTCCGGCCTGTCTTCGTTCAGTGTGCGCCTCGCTGCGCTGCTTGCGCTGGCCCCACTGACGCTGGCTGCCGCCCGTCCGGTGGTCATCAGCGGCGTGCCGACCAGTCCGGTGATCGAAACCAAGCTGCTCGCAGGCTCAAAAGAAGGCCTGCCGATTTGGTTTTTGCCGCAGCTGGGCCTGCAAACCCGCAACAAGCCGCAGGACGTGTGGCTCAGCTACGGCCCGCGCAGTTTGCGCTACACGCCGCAGGGAGGCTGGGCAGCGTCCGGCTTCGCTCTGCCTGCGCCGCTGCCCGCCCCGGAGCGCTACGGCGCGGGCGGCAGCCTCCACGTGGGCCTAGACGTGCTGCGGGCGCTGGGTGTGCCGCTGGCGGGCAATGCCGAGCAGCTGGATGTGCGGGTGGTGCAGGCCGCCAGAGAAGTGCCGTTGCCGGTGCCGCAATTCGGCTTCAACTTGGCTCCGGCTCCGGCAACGCTCAAAGTGGTGCAGGCCGCCAAGGTGCAGGCGAGTCCAAAGCCGAGTGTGCCGAAACCCAGCACATCAAAACCCAGTGCGTCAAAACCTGACGTGGCGAAACCCAGTGGGGCAAAAATCAGTATCAATCCCACCGCGCTCAAAGCGGTTTCCGCGCCAACCAGCCCACCGCCAGTCAGCCCACCAAAGGCCGCGCCAGAGAAAGTCAAACCTGTGGTCAAGCTGCCCAGTCCGGTGAAGGCAAGTCCTGCTGTGGGCCATTCAGGTTCTGCAAGCCCCCTGGCTACGAGTCCACCGGTCACGAGTTCAACAGCCGTGAGTCCAATATCTGCGAGTCCGGCTGCCGTGAAAGCCGCCGTCAACAAAGCGGTCACCGAGGTGCTGGAACTGCGGGCCGAGGTCGCTCAAAAGCCTTCCTTGCGGAGTGCCAGTATCGAGCCGACACCAATCGCGCCGCCTGCTGGACTGCCTGCGCCTGTTCCAACCTCAATAACGCCGACCCCAGTGGCTCCTCCTCCAGTTGCGCCGACCACGTCCGCGCCGACACCCCTCCCGGCCCCCACCCCTCCCCCACTGCTCAGTGGCCCGAAGATCGTGGGAACGCGCTCCAGCCTCAGCACTGTCCGCAACATTCAGCTTCAGCGCCTGGTGATTGATCTGAGCGGGCCAGCCACGTACAGCGCCAAGAACGAGCGCGGCGGCGTGACCCTCTTTTTGCCGCAGGTGAGTGCCGACCCCAACGTGCAGACCCTAGACAGCGGCGATACCCTGACCCTCGCGCCCGATAGCAACGGCGTGACAGTGCGGCTGGATGCGGGCGGCGGCCAAAGCCAAGTCAGCGCCCTCAACGACCCTGACCGGATCGTGATCGACACGGCGACCAGCCTCAGCGCCGATGTGCCGCCGCCGATCAACCCGGACGCTTTGCCAATCGGCGTGAGCCTAAAGGCGTTCGGTGGCCTGTCACTGCTGAGCTTTGATCCGGCCCAGTTTACGCCGCGTGTGGTGGCCGCTCCGGTCGGCGTGGCCCTGAACGTCTCGGAGCTGGTGCGGCGGGTCGGCGGTGTGGCGGGCGTCAACGGCGGTTATTTTGATCCGCCCAGCAGCTTGCCGGTGGACTTCGTGGCGGCGGGCGGCAAGCTGCTGGCGGCCAGCTTGGAGCGGCGCGGCACGGTGGGCTTTAGCGAGGGCGGCACAACGCTGTTCGGGTTTCCGCGCCCACGCTACATGCTCACCGGCGCGTTCGGCTCGCTGATGGTCAACACTGTGACGGCCCGCCCCGCGCCCAAGCTGCTGACCGCCTTCGTCGGCGACGGCAAAACGGCGGTTGGCGGCGCGGGCCTCCTGACCCTGACCCTCAACGCGGCGGCGAGCGGCGTCAGCAAAGCTGAACTGGGCGGCGCGGTGCCAGTGGCGGGGCGCATCAGCCTCAGCTTTGATCCGGCCCGCTTTCCGCAGTTGCCGACGGCAGAGGGCAGCTCTATTCAGGCCACTCTCAATTACCAATCTCAAGAATGGCAGGGCGTCCGCGACGGCCTGAGCGCTGGCCCGATGCTGCTGCAAGGCGGCGAAATCGTGCTCAACCCAGAGCGCGAAGCCTTCAACGTGTTGACCGGGGTGTGGCGGCCCACCCGACAGGTGGCCTTTGCCATCTACAAGGGCCAGCCCACTCTGGCTTTTTTGGAATTTGGGACGCCCGAAACCTTTGCCCGCGCCCTGCACAACGTGGGCGTCACCGACGCGCTGCGCTTAGACAGCGGTTCGAGCGCCACCGTCTTCGTGTCGGGCGGGTATCTGGGCACCGGCGGCTACCTCAACACCGTCTGGAGCCGCCCGGTGCCCAACGCCATCGTCTTGGTGCCGACCAACAACACCGCCTCGCTCAAAGCAAGCAAAAACCTCAAATAA